Proteins encoded by one window of Blautia argi:
- a CDS encoding AraC family transcriptional regulator, translating into MSNTFFNIFPNENFIDLCMYQFGYEQCDPGHSFGPATRNHYLFHYVLSGTGTLMANNSKGETRTYSVKSGQGFMIFPGQINTYIADEQLPWKYMWIEFDGLRVKEALSVTDLCKDAPVYHSHSKELREKLADEMLYIVNHPQESSFHLIGHLYLFLDYLLQSAKSTKLVSSGRMRDYYIKEAINYIEQNFQNNISIEDIAAVCGINRSYFGKIFRNSIGRSPQEFLMNYRMVKATELLKLTSLSIADVGSAVGYENQLHFSRAFKNIYGVSPREWKNQNK; encoded by the coding sequence ATGAGCAATACATTTTTTAATATTTTTCCAAATGAAAATTTTATCGATCTGTGCATGTATCAGTTTGGATATGAACAGTGTGATCCCGGCCATTCATTCGGGCCTGCAACACGCAACCACTACCTGTTTCACTACGTTCTTTCCGGAACCGGAACACTCATGGCAAACAATTCCAAAGGAGAAACACGGACCTATTCTGTAAAAAGCGGACAGGGGTTTATGATTTTTCCCGGCCAGATCAACACTTACATTGCCGATGAACAGCTTCCGTGGAAATATATGTGGATTGAATTTGACGGATTACGTGTAAAAGAGGCTTTAAGTGTCACAGATTTGTGCAAAGACGCGCCCGTTTATCATTCCCACTCCAAAGAATTGCGGGAAAAACTTGCCGATGAAATGCTTTATATTGTCAATCATCCACAGGAATCTTCCTTCCATCTCATCGGGCATCTGTATCTGTTTTTAGACTATCTGCTGCAGTCAGCAAAATCGACAAAGCTGGTCTCCAGCGGACGCATGCGTGATTATTACATAAAAGAAGCGATCAATTATATTGAACAGAATTTTCAGAATAATATTTCGATTGAAGATATCGCTGCGGTATGCGGCATCAACCGGAGTTATTTCGGAAAAATCTTCCGCAACTCGATCGGCCGCTCCCCGCAGGAATTTCTTATGAACTACCGCATGGTAAAGGCTACGGAATTATTAAAGCTGACTTCCTTATCCATTGCAGATGTCGGCTCTGCTGTCGGATACGAAAATCAGCTTCATTTTTCCCGTGCTTTTAAAAATATTTATGGTGTTTCTCCGCGGGAATGGAAAAACCAGAACAAGTAA
- a CDS encoding carbohydrate ABC transporter permease produces the protein MMKEKKKTNWVLTIVLILGTVTVFFPLYMAVIIAFKKPSEMTNDVAGALSFPKQWSFENFRQAMEVTDFWHSLGNSLLITLVTIVLAILIHSIAGYVIGRGMARRKSFRFIYLYIVSGMFVPFSILMMPLVKQTAHMGLGNRAGVILLYLVFYMPMNILLYSGYLKNIPIALEEAADIDGASTWTTYWKVVFPMMMPMHATVAILTALGTWNDVMTPLVIMSGTGQNTLPLAQLNFQTQFGTNYNLAFASYIMALIPILIFYVICQKQILNGVANGAVKG, from the coding sequence ATGATGAAAGAAAAAAAGAAAACAAACTGGGTACTTACGATTGTTCTGATTTTGGGGACGGTTACGGTATTTTTTCCGCTGTATATGGCAGTGATTATTGCGTTTAAGAAACCGAGTGAGATGACAAACGATGTGGCGGGTGCACTTTCTTTCCCGAAACAGTGGAGTTTTGAAAATTTCCGTCAGGCAATGGAAGTGACCGATTTCTGGCACTCTCTTGGAAACAGTTTACTGATCACACTGGTAACAATCGTACTGGCAATCCTGATCCACTCAATTGCAGGCTACGTGATCGGACGCGGCATGGCAAGAAGAAAAAGTTTCCGATTTATCTATCTGTATATTGTCAGCGGAATGTTTGTTCCGTTTTCCATCTTAATGATGCCTCTGGTAAAGCAGACGGCGCATATGGGACTTGGAAACCGCGCGGGTGTCATTCTGTTGTATCTGGTATTTTATATGCCAATGAACATCCTTCTTTACAGTGGGTACTTAAAAAATATTCCGATAGCGCTGGAAGAGGCGGCAGATATTGACGGAGCAAGCACATGGACTACTTACTGGAAAGTGGTCTTTCCAATGATGATGCCAATGCATGCAACAGTTGCAATCCTGACAGCTCTTGGAACGTGGAATGATGTTATGACACCGCTTGTGATTATGTCTGGAACCGGACAGAATACGTTGCCGCTTGCACAGCTTAATTTCCAGACACAGTTTGGAACCAATTACAATCTGGCATTTGCTTCCTATATTATGGCACTGATTCCAATCCTTATTTTCTATGTGATTTGTCAGAAACAGATTTTAAACGGTGTGGCAAACGGTGCAGTCAAAGGATAA
- a CDS encoding transporter, with translation MKTELKNCLSLYKIFYSCAFILILCAIHPIIYYEEIGSAIQSPIAFLTIIFCSDTYLMEVKTKRADVFHLYDQKKQLKVISQRVGVQILYLLILSCVGYVLFFWQKPGSVNEGISGIQIFLLYFIAMFGTIWLWSICSLILCTLLRNMWAGIGCLFGIVIGLISKAGSSFFGNLGLFSFSFCEPTQLMSESWIYGTLVSFIAGLFLFAVLPMTLKKRG, from the coding sequence TTGAAAACGGAACTAAAAAACTGCCTGTCGTTATATAAGATTTTTTATTCATGTGCATTTATACTGATATTGTGTGCTATTCATCCGATTATATACTATGAAGAAATCGGTTCAGCGATTCAGTCGCCAATAGCATTTTTAACAATTATTTTTTGTAGTGACACATATTTGATGGAAGTAAAAACTAAGCGTGCCGATGTATTTCATTTGTATGATCAAAAAAAGCAGTTAAAAGTAATATCGCAGAGAGTGGGCGTTCAAATATTATATTTATTAATACTTTCCTGTGTTGGATATGTTTTGTTTTTCTGGCAAAAACCGGGCAGTGTAAACGAAGGCATTTCGGGTATTCAGATATTTCTTTTATATTTCATTGCAATGTTTGGAACTATCTGGCTTTGGAGTATATGCTCTTTGATTTTGTGTACATTGCTTCGAAATATGTGGGCAGGTATTGGATGTTTATTTGGAATTGTCATTGGACTTATATCAAAAGCGGGAAGTTCATTTTTCGGAAATCTGGGATTGTTTTCTTTCAGCTTTTGTGAACCTACTCAATTAATGTCCGAGAGTTGGATTTATGGAACGCTTGTGTCTTTTATAGCGGGGCTGTTTTTATTTGCAGTATTACCAATGACTTTAAAGAAAAGAGGATAG
- a CDS encoding tetratricopeptide repeat protein encodes MSQPDFLYELFEDFMDDPVNQDFSMDNGLVCRWMTGQAKISPKISAYYSKPSNQEKLAHTIHQNLLPLMSDCNMAIQDIYTLFIQDDSISDAKKKNLTPLYKPASSRLLFLAKLISFSMERQFIKRNTKNQKLLAGGALSPIVLDYIMDSEVPKPCRHFIGRDKELEELYTVLEENRHVFLCGIAGIGKSELAKAYAKRYIKQYTNILYIEYTGNLHQDITDMDFIDDPPESTDQERFQRHNRFLRSLKSDTLLIIDNFNVTATQDSFLSVVLKYRCQILFTTRSKLDEYCTLPLKEIEDMNALFQLASVFYSEADTYRATVEKIIETVHSHTFAVELAAKLLENGISTPDQLLTRLQVEKASFHNEDKIKIIKDGQSSKATYYSHIHTLFSLYTLSLEQQDIMCNMCFLPSTGISARIFAKWLEMPTLNEINDLIETGFVQTTTRRTISLHPMIQEITLSETKPSVSSCHILLDSLQKICLMHGIEVDYYKKLFQTAGNIIELIEKDDIPKYLLFLENVFPYMDNYNYQKGMKAIIQELKNFLKRKDIGTDSDRALLLDFQATLEIKPEKAIKLEKDALAQIENITADNARLVSNLHANLGGLYRMNGHPDLAREHMEKSISLLDQFNLLHINDSIPQIANYAMFLTEQQEPERGISELQKLSGIIKEYHSDDCLDYAKVQETLGTIYLMTANLPQAKTHFKRAFKIYEKIWADEPEMIEAKYQEIQELYPQIGFCIGKNLSGLLTK; translated from the coding sequence ATGAGTCAGCCTGATTTTTTATACGAATTATTTGAAGATTTTATGGATGATCCGGTAAATCAGGATTTTTCAATGGACAACGGTCTGGTTTGCCGCTGGATGACTGGTCAGGCTAAAATCAGTCCTAAAATATCCGCTTACTATTCCAAGCCATCCAATCAGGAAAAATTAGCCCATACCATCCACCAAAATCTTCTTCCACTGATGTCTGACTGTAATATGGCTATACAAGATATTTACACTTTATTCATTCAGGATGACAGCATCTCAGATGCAAAAAAGAAAAATCTGACTCCCTTATATAAACCAGCCAGTTCAAGACTGCTGTTTCTTGCAAAACTGATTTCTTTTAGCATGGAACGCCAATTCATCAAACGTAATACCAAAAATCAGAAACTGCTCGCCGGAGGCGCTTTATCCCCCATTGTGCTGGATTATATTATGGACAGTGAGGTTCCGAAACCATGCCGTCATTTTATCGGAAGAGATAAAGAACTGGAAGAATTATATACCGTGCTTGAGGAAAACCGTCATGTTTTCCTTTGCGGAATCGCCGGAATCGGAAAAAGTGAACTTGCCAAAGCCTACGCAAAGCGGTACATAAAGCAATACACCAATATACTTTATATAGAATATACCGGCAATCTTCATCAGGATATTACTGACATGGATTTTATTGACGATCCGCCGGAAAGCACTGACCAGGAACGGTTTCAAAGACATAACCGTTTTCTGCGTTCCCTGAAATCTGATACTCTGCTTATCATAGATAATTTTAATGTCACTGCGACACAGGACAGCTTTCTGTCAGTAGTATTAAAATATCGCTGCCAGATTTTGTTTACAACCCGAAGCAAACTGGATGAATACTGTACTCTGCCATTAAAAGAAATAGAGGATATGAACGCTCTCTTCCAGCTGGCATCAGTATTTTATTCAGAGGCAGACACGTACCGGGCAACAGTTGAAAAGATCATCGAAACTGTTCACTCTCATACTTTTGCCGTGGAACTGGCAGCAAAACTTCTGGAAAATGGAATCTCAACTCCAGACCAGTTATTAACAAGACTTCAGGTGGAAAAAGCATCTTTCCATAACGAAGATAAAATTAAAATAATCAAAGATGGACAAAGCAGCAAAGCCACCTATTACAGTCATATCCATACGCTGTTTTCTTTATACACTTTATCTCTTGAACAGCAGGATATCATGTGTAATATGTGCTTTCTTCCTTCCACCGGTATTTCTGCCCGTATATTTGCCAAATGGCTGGAAATGCCCACACTAAATGAAATCAACGATTTAATTGAGACTGGTTTCGTTCAGACAACAACACGTCGCACCATCTCTCTGCATCCGATGATTCAGGAAATCACCCTTTCAGAGACAAAACCATCTGTAAGTAGCTGTCACATATTACTGGATTCTTTACAGAAAATATGTTTAATGCATGGAATTGAAGTCGATTATTACAAGAAGCTGTTTCAGACAGCAGGAAACATCATAGAATTGATTGAAAAAGATGATATACCAAAATATCTACTTTTTCTGGAAAATGTTTTTCCATATATGGATAATTATAATTACCAGAAAGGTATGAAAGCAATCATTCAGGAATTGAAAAATTTTTTGAAGCGTAAAGACATTGGCACCGATTCTGACCGGGCATTGTTACTGGATTTTCAGGCTACTCTTGAAATCAAGCCAGAAAAAGCAATAAAACTGGAAAAGGATGCACTTGCCCAGATAGAAAATATCACTGCTGACAATGCTCGCCTTGTTTCCAACCTTCATGCCAATCTCGGTGGACTTTACCGCATGAACGGTCATCCCGATCTTGCAAGAGAACACATGGAAAAAAGTATCTCACTGCTTGACCAATTTAACCTGCTTCATATAAATGACAGCATACCTCAGATTGCCAATTATGCAATGTTCCTGACAGAACAGCAGGAACCCGAAAGAGGCATCTCTGAATTGCAAAAATTATCCGGCATCATCAAGGAATACCATTCCGATGACTGTCTGGATTATGCCAAAGTACAGGAAACCCTTGGAACCATTTATCTGATGACTGCCAATCTTCCGCAAGCCAAAACACATTTTAAAAGAGCTTTCAAAATATATGAAAAGATCTGGGCTGATGAACCAGAAATGATTGAAGCAAAATATCAGGAAATTCAGGAGTTATATCCACAGATTGGATTTTGCATTGGAAAAAATCTATCCGGTCTTTTAACAAAATAA
- a CDS encoding ABC transporter permease subunit — MKTIIKRSILDYLKNPVLWIGLIIIVASMYQCLSSYLQIHYIKQNEQITQNDVALEDADVMDGYIPTSDDKERRREWEDTIKETLMDTSKNDFGFSRQEADHVMKEIQNMDVKTASEFLESQYGYYNAIYAYEDLEIHKGTAEEINHYIERKLSEHSFSWYFAKKFTDFAGLHMAFFATVLLSFLFIQDTRKSTYELLHTKPVTAIQYICGKVISGFISMLGVLVILNVIFFMLCLKTSLESGFPVTPIDFCVNSLIYIVPNLLMICCVYTITTLIFKNPLPAAPILFLHIIYSNMLTMKNDIYYMRPFSIMVRFPGRFFETHVAKMSNINQIILVISSVILVCISVTIWKRRRVH, encoded by the coding sequence ATGAAAACAATCATAAAAAGAAGTATACTTGATTATTTAAAGAACCCTGTTTTGTGGATTGGCTTGATTATTATAGTTGCCAGTATGTATCAATGTCTGTCATCGTATTTGCAAATTCATTATATCAAACAGAATGAACAGATCACACAAAATGACGTAGCATTGGAAGATGCTGATGTCATGGATGGGTACATTCCCACATCTGATGATAAAGAAAGAAGAAGGGAGTGGGAAGATACGATCAAAGAGACGTTAATGGACACCTCCAAAAATGATTTTGGATTTAGCAGGCAGGAAGCAGATCATGTAATGAAAGAAATTCAGAATATGGATGTAAAGACTGCTTCTGAGTTTTTGGAATCCCAATATGGCTATTATAATGCAATATATGCTTATGAGGACCTTGAAATTCATAAGGGGACAGCAGAAGAAATCAATCATTATATCGAGCGGAAATTATCCGAACATTCTTTTTCCTGGTACTTTGCCAAAAAATTTACGGATTTTGCAGGATTGCATATGGCCTTTTTTGCAACAGTCTTGCTATCATTTTTATTTATTCAGGATACACGAAAAAGTACCTATGAATTATTACATACAAAGCCTGTTACGGCAATCCAATATATATGTGGGAAAGTAATAAGCGGATTCATTAGTATGCTGGGAGTATTAGTGATTTTGAATGTTATATTCTTTATGCTGTGTTTGAAAACGTCTTTAGAATCGGGCTTTCCAGTAACACCAATTGATTTTTGCGTGAATTCTCTGATCTATATTGTTCCGAATCTTTTGATGATATGTTGTGTCTATACAATTACAACATTAATATTTAAAAATCCGCTTCCGGCAGCACCAATCTTGTTTTTACACATTATATATTCAAATATGCTGACCATGAAGAATGATATTTATTATATGAGACCGTTCTCTATTATGGTGCGATTCCCTGGCAGATTTTTTGAAACACATGTAGCCAAAATGTCAAACATAAATCAGATTATTCTTGTAATTTCATCAGTTATATTAGTATGTATTTCTGTTACAATCTGGAAAAGGAGGAGGGTTCATTGA
- a CDS encoding ABC transporter substrate-binding protein translates to MAKRNIFRSVAAVLAFGMCMTGLAGCGSEKRADGKTEIEVVSYKPEAVKAFEKIEKRFNETHDDIHLTISSPNEAMTILKTRFIREDYPDIIAIGGDINYSNFLDADLFDDISDLDEVQTVKQAYLDMDKELEFIPKDGTYALPYVANAAGILYNKDLFEENGWKVPTTWQEFTALCDEIKQSGTLPLYLGFKDTWTCLAPWNALAVGLTDSDTCNQVNMGNTTFSDTYGPVAEKMRALLDYAEKNPYAYGYNDACTAFARGESAMYPIGSYAIPQIKSVNPDMNIGSFTFPANDEESDNVLNSGIDLQFSVMKACKNKEAAYEVLKYLYEDETIQIYLDDQGGIACKDGDFAIPETLEDMRPYIENNRMADYQDHHYPSEMSVDAMIQTFLLDTSDNAQEKFLKKFDSDWKRYNRDLIRKVQDYQKEQGDAQ, encoded by the coding sequence ATGGCAAAAAGAAATATTTTCCGCAGTGTTGCGGCGGTGCTTGCATTTGGCATGTGTATGACGGGTCTTGCTGGATGCGGAAGTGAAAAAAGGGCAGACGGGAAAACAGAAATCGAAGTGGTTTCCTACAAACCGGAAGCAGTTAAGGCATTTGAAAAGATTGAAAAGCGGTTCAATGAAACACATGATGACATCCATCTGACGATTTCATCTCCAAACGAAGCAATGACCATTTTAAAGACACGTTTTATCCGGGAGGATTATCCGGATATCATCGCAATCGGAGGAGACATCAACTATTCCAACTTTTTAGATGCAGATTTGTTTGATGATATTTCCGATCTGGATGAAGTCCAGACCGTAAAACAGGCATATCTGGATATGGATAAGGAACTGGAGTTTATTCCAAAGGATGGCACGTATGCACTTCCATATGTGGCAAACGCGGCAGGAATTTTATATAACAAAGATCTGTTTGAGGAAAATGGCTGGAAAGTTCCGACTACCTGGCAGGAATTTACGGCACTGTGTGATGAAATAAAACAGAGCGGAACACTTCCGCTGTATCTGGGCTTTAAAGATACCTGGACCTGTCTGGCTCCGTGGAATGCGCTGGCAGTCGGACTTACCGATTCGGATACCTGCAATCAGGTAAATATGGGAAATACCACATTTTCCGATACGTATGGACCGGTAGCAGAAAAGATGCGTGCGCTTTTGGATTACGCCGAAAAAAATCCGTATGCATATGGTTATAACGATGCCTGTACAGCATTTGCCCGCGGGGAATCTGCCATGTATCCAATCGGAAGCTATGCAATCCCGCAGATCAAATCGGTCAATCCGGATATGAATATCGGCTCTTTTACATTTCCTGCAAATGATGAGGAATCAGACAATGTATTAAATTCAGGAATTGATTTACAGTTTTCTGTGATGAAAGCATGCAAAAACAAAGAAGCAGCATATGAAGTTTTAAAATATCTGTATGAAGATGAAACCATTCAGATTTATCTGGATGATCAGGGCGGAATTGCCTGCAAGGATGGGGATTTCGCAATTCCGGAAACACTCGAGGATATGCGTCCTTACATTGAAAACAACCGCATGGCAGATTATCAGGATCACCATTATCCGAGTGAGATGAGTGTGGATGCCATGATCCAGACGTTCCTGCTGGATACAAGCGACAATGCACAGGAAAAGTTTTTGAAAAAATTTGATTCCGACTGGAAGCGCTACAACCGGGATCTGATTCGGAAAGTACAGGATTATCAGAAAGAACAGGGGGATGCACAATGA
- a CDS encoding carbohydrate ABC transporter permease has translation MKKKMSNRDKTFWAVIIPVVILFFAFNTLPMIKGVIYSFTNYKGYGTYDYVGFRNYADLFTDSRVGKSYLFTFKYALAGTILVNVLSLIMAVGLNSAIRFKSALRGIYFVPNILGGLVIGYIFSFIFTYILPTVGNVFHIGFLQNSILASEKYAWIGVLIVGVWQAVAMNTIIYISGLQTVPEEVYEASMLDGASKWKQFWKVTFPLVMPFVTINLVLSTKNFLMVFDQIMSLTKGGPAQSTESISYLIYKNGMDGGQFGFQSANAVIFFIVIVAISLFQMTVMNRKEEQL, from the coding sequence ATGAAAAAGAAAATGTCAAACAGGGACAAAACATTCTGGGCGGTTATCATACCGGTTGTAATCCTATTTTTTGCATTCAATACACTTCCAATGATCAAAGGTGTGATTTACAGTTTTACCAATTATAAAGGATACGGAACTTACGATTATGTCGGGTTCCGGAACTATGCAGATCTGTTTACGGATTCCCGCGTGGGAAAAAGCTATTTGTTTACGTTTAAATATGCACTGGCAGGAACGATACTGGTAAATGTGCTAAGTCTGATCATGGCAGTTGGATTAAACAGTGCAATCCGTTTTAAAAGTGCACTGCGCGGTATTTATTTTGTACCGAATATTTTAGGAGGACTTGTCATCGGCTATATTTTCAGTTTTATTTTTACTTACATTCTTCCAACTGTGGGAAATGTGTTCCATATTGGATTTTTACAGAACAGTATTCTTGCAAGTGAAAAATACGCATGGATTGGTGTGCTGATTGTTGGTGTATGGCAGGCAGTTGCCATGAATACCATCATCTATATTTCCGGTCTGCAGACTGTACCGGAGGAAGTCTACGAGGCGAGCATGCTTGACGGAGCCAGTAAATGGAAGCAGTTCTGGAAAGTAACATTTCCACTGGTAATGCCGTTTGTGACGATTAATCTGGTACTGAGCACAAAGAATTTCCTCATGGTATTCGACCAGATCATGTCATTGACCAAGGGAGGTCCGGCACAGAGCACCGAATCCATCTCTTATCTGATTTATAAAAATGGTATGGATGGCGGACAGTTTGGATTCCAGAGTGCAAATGCAGTCATTTTCTTTATTGTGATCGTGGCGATTTCACTTTTCCAGATGACAGTCATGAATAGGAAGGAGGAGCAGCTATGA
- a CDS encoding ATP-binding cassette domain-containing protein has translation MSIRINDLTVRFKNGVVAVNKASLEIPKGIYGLLGENGAGKTTLMRVLTTVLKQTEGMVSLDGILYNEGNYEKIQKKIGYLPQEIDLYPNLTVKECLVYMGGLSGVARNDLEQRITYYLEKTSLTEHQNKKMRQLSGGMKRRVGLIQALLNNPDFLIIDEPTTGLDPEERIRIRNLLVDFSKDRTVLFSTHVVEDLAATCTQLAIMKKGSFLYSGSVRGLLENAKGCVWNCTVQNAEEARLLEANYSISSKQYVENGIHMKVLSKGKPNENCVLDNDITLEDAYIYLTNS, from the coding sequence ATGAGTATTAGAATAAATGATTTAACAGTTAGATTTAAAAATGGTGTAGTTGCAGTAAATAAGGCATCTCTTGAAATACCTAAGGGAATTTACGGACTTTTGGGTGAGAATGGTGCCGGAAAAACCACTTTGATGAGGGTTCTTACAACTGTTTTAAAACAAACGGAAGGAATGGTTTCCCTTGATGGAATTCTGTATAACGAGGGAAATTATGAGAAAATACAGAAAAAGATTGGTTATCTTCCACAGGAAATCGACTTATATCCGAATCTTACGGTGAAAGAATGTCTTGTATATATGGGGGGACTGTCAGGAGTAGCCAGAAATGACCTCGAACAAAGAATTACCTATTATCTGGAAAAGACTTCTCTTACAGAGCATCAGAATAAAAAAATGCGGCAATTATCTGGTGGTATGAAGAGACGTGTCGGACTCATACAGGCACTTCTTAATAATCCGGATTTTTTGATTATTGATGAACCTACCACCGGGTTAGATCCGGAAGAAAGAATCAGGATCCGCAATCTTTTGGTTGATTTTTCAAAGGATAGAACTGTGCTGTTTTCCACTCATGTAGTAGAAGATTTAGCAGCAACCTGTACACAGCTTGCCATTATGAAAAAGGGAAGTTTTTTATATTCTGGAAGCGTGAGAGGGTTGCTGGAAAATGCAAAGGGCTGTGTTTGGAATTGTACGGTACAAAACGCAGAAGAAGCCCGTTTGTTAGAAGCCAATTATTCTATATCATCTAAGCAGTATGTAGAAAATGGAATTCATATGAAAGTATTAAGCAAAGGAAAGCCAAATGAGAATTGTGTCCTGGATAATGATATCACTTTGGAAGATGCATATATTTATTTGACGAATAGTTGA
- a CDS encoding recombinase family protein, which translates to MKNKKIKCDIYTRVSTTMQVDGYSLDAQKEKLKRYAEFQNMEIVNEYSDEGKSGKSVEGRPEFQRMLDNIENGTDEVQFVLVFKLSRFGRNAADVLNSLQRMQDFGVNLICVEDGIDSSKDSGKLMISVLSAVAEIERENILVQTMEGRKQKAREGKWNGGFAPYGYELVNGELQIAEDEAEIIRLIYDKFIHTNMGISAIAAWLNQHGYKKKKRQNNTLDAFASSFIKGVLDNPVYCGKLAYGRRKNEKVSGTRNEYRIVKQENYMLHDGIHEGIISETDWELAHQKREKTGVKYEKTHSLDHEHILSGILRCPLCGSGMYGNVNRKKKKDGTLYKDYFYYACKHRRLVDGHKCGYRKQWSEEKINNAVEEVIRKLVKNPKFEEAILNKIGSRIDTEEIEKEIEGLEKQHKQLTGAKARLGQQMDNLDIMDKFYEKKYQDMETRLYRLYDEIEGVENSIEEVKNRLLNIQQQKISEENVYQFLLYFDKLYDKFTDLEKKEFLNSFVEQVDIYEQEQPDGRFLKHIKFRFPVYFGDRETQELCWDNESTVESVVLLQRENM; encoded by the coding sequence ATGAAGAATAAAAAGATTAAATGCGATATATATACCAGAGTATCCACAACCATGCAGGTAGATGGCTACAGTCTGGATGCTCAGAAAGAAAAACTCAAGAGATATGCGGAATTTCAGAATATGGAAATTGTAAATGAGTATTCCGATGAAGGTAAGTCTGGAAAGAGCGTAGAGGGCAGACCGGAATTTCAGAGAATGTTGGATAATATTGAGAATGGAACAGATGAGGTACAGTTTGTACTGGTGTTCAAGCTTTCCAGATTCGGTCGTAATGCGGCAGATGTATTAAATTCTTTGCAGAGGATGCAGGATTTTGGAGTGAATCTGATTTGTGTAGAAGATGGAATTGACAGCTCAAAAGATAGTGGAAAGCTGATGATTTCTGTTCTGTCTGCGGTGGCAGAGATTGAACGAGAGAATATCCTTGTTCAGACAATGGAAGGACGTAAGCAGAAAGCCAGGGAAGGAAAATGGAACGGAGGATTCGCTCCATATGGTTATGAATTGGTAAATGGAGAATTACAGATTGCAGAGGACGAAGCGGAGATTATTCGTCTGATTTATGACAAATTTATTCATACAAATATGGGAATCTCTGCGATTGCTGCATGGCTGAACCAGCATGGATATAAAAAGAAAAAACGACAGAATAATACACTGGACGCATTTGCCTCTTCCTTTATAAAAGGCGTTCTGGATAATCCGGTATACTGTGGAAAGCTGGCTTATGGACGAAGAAAAAACGAGAAAGTTTCTGGTACAAGAAATGAATATCGCATTGTAAAACAGGAAAATTATATGCTGCATGATGGTATCCACGAAGGGATTATTTCAGAAACAGATTGGGAGCTGGCACATCAAAAACGGGAAAAAACAGGTGTGAAATATGAAAAAACGCATAGTCTGGATCATGAGCATATCTTATCTGGAATATTGAGATGTCCGTTATGTGGAAGCGGTATGTATGGGAACGTGAACCGAAAGAAAAAGAAAGACGGAACCTTATATAAAGATTATTTCTATTATGCCTGTAAACATCGTCGTCTGGTAGACGGTCATAAATGTGGATATCGTAAACAATGGAGCGAGGAGAAGATTAACAATGCAGTGGAAGAAGTTATCCGGAAGCTGGTGAAGAATCCTAAATTTGAAGAAGCAATTCTGAATAAAATCGGTTCAAGAATTGATACAGAAGAAATAGAAAAAGAGATTGAAGGATTGGAAAAGCAGCACAAGCAGTTGACCGGAGCAAAAGCAAGACTTGGACAGCAGATGGACAATCTGGATATCATGGATAAATTTTATGAGAAGAAATATCAGGATATGGAGACAAGGTTATACCGTTTGTATGATGAGATTGAAGGCGTGGAGAACAGTATAGAGGAAGTCAAGAACCGCCTGCTGAATATTCAGCAACAGAAAATATCAGAAGAAAACGTCTATCAATTTCTTTTATATTTTGATAAACTATATGATAAGTTCACCGACCTGGAGAAGAAAGAATTTCTTAACAGCTTTGTGGAACAGGTGGACATTTACGAGCAGGAGCAGCCAGATGGCAGATTCCTGAAGCACATAAAGTTCCGTTTTCCGGTGTATTTTGGAGACAGGGAGACACAGGAACTTTGTTGGGACAACGAAAGTACCGTTGAGTCTGTGGTGTTGCTACAAAGGGAGAATATGTAG